In a genomic window of Suricata suricatta isolate VVHF042 chromosome 12, meerkat_22Aug2017_6uvM2_HiC, whole genome shotgun sequence:
- the STAU1 gene encoding double-stranded RNA-binding protein Staufen homolog 1 isoform X1: protein MSQVQVQVQNPSAALSGSQILNKNQSLLSQPLMSIPSASSLPSENAGRPIQNSALPSASVTPTSAAAESLTPTVELNALCVKLGKKPMYKPVDPYSRMQSTYNYNMRGGAYPPRYFYPFPVPPLLYQVELSVGGQQFNGKGKTRQAAKHDAAAKALRTLQSEPPPERLEARRAGEQVNGRESGEENLNKSEISQVFEIALKRNLPVNFEVARESGPPHMRSFVTKVSVGEFVGEGEGKSKKISKKNAAIAVLEELKKLPPLPTVERVKPRIKKKTKSIVRLQSGTEHGQGVNPISRLAQIQQAKKDKEPEYMLLTERGLPRRREFVMQVKVGNHTAEGSGTNKKVAKRNAAENMLEILGFKVPQAQPAKPALKSEEKTPVKKPGDGRKVTFFEPGSGDENGTSMKEDEFRMPYLSHQQLPAGILPMVPEVAQAVGVSQGHHTKDFTRAALNPAKATVTAMIARELLYGGTSPTAETILKNNISSGHVPHGPLTRPSEQLDFLSRVQGLQVEYKDFPKNNKNEFVSLINCSSQPPLISHGIGKDVESCHDMAALNILKLLSELDQQSTEMPRTGNGPMSVCGRC, encoded by the exons ATGTCTCAAGTTCAAGTGCAAGTTCAGAACCCATCTGCTGCTCTCTCAGGGAGCCAAATACTGAACAAGAACCAGTCTCTTCTCTCACAGCCTTTGATGAGTATTCCTTCTGCTAGCTCTCTGCCCTCTGAGAATGCAGGTAGACCTATTCAAAACTCTGCTTTACCCTCTGCATCTGTTACACCCACCAGTGCAGCTGCAG AAAGCCTAACCCCTACTGTAGAGCTAAATGCACTGTGCGTGAAGCTTGGAAAAAAACCAATGTATAAGCCTGTCGACCCTTACTCTCGGATGCAGTCCACCTATAACTACAACATGAGAGGAGGTGCTTATCCCCCAAG GTACTTTTACCCATTTCCAGTACCACCTTTACTTTACCAAGTTGAGCTTTCTGTGGGAGGACAGCAGTTCAATGGGAAAGGAAAGACGAGGCAGGCTGCAAAACACGATGCTGCTGCGAAAGCCCTGCGGACGCTGCAGAGCGAGCCCCCGCCCGAGCGGCTGGAGGCCAGGCGGGCCGGCGAGCAG GTGAATGGAAGAGAATCAGGAGAAgaaaatctcaataaatctgAAATAAGTCAAGTGTTTGAGATTGCACTTAAACGGAACTTGCCTGTGAATTTTGAG GTTGCCCGGGAGAGCGGCCCCCCCCACATGAGGAGCTTCGTGACCAAGGTGTCGGTTGGGGAGTTTGTGGGGGAAGGTGAAGGGAAGAGCAAgaagatttcaaagaaaaatgctgCCATAGCTGTTCTTGAGGAGCTGAAGAAGCTGCCGCCCCTGCCCACAGTGGAGCGAGTGAAGCCCaggatcaaaaagaaaacaaaatccatagtCAGG CTACAGAGCGGCACGGAGCACGGCCAGGGGGTGAACCCGATTAGCAGGCTGGCCCAGATCCAGCAGGCGAAAAAGGACAAGGAGCCGGAGTACATGCTCCTGACGGAGCGAGGCCTCCCACGCCGCAGGGAGTTTGTGATGCAG GTGAAGGTGGGAAACCATACCGCGGAAGGAAGCGGCACCAATAAGAAGGTGGCCAAACGCAACGCGGCCGAGAACATGCTGGAGATCCTTGGTTTCAAAGTCCCACAGGCTCAGCCCGCCAAACCAGCCCTCAAATCAGAGGAGAAG acgcCAGTAAAAAAACCAGGGGATGGAAGAAAAGTAACCTTTTTTGAACCTGGCTCTGGGGATGAAAATGGGACTA GCATGAAAGAGGATGAGTTTAGGATGCCTTACCTTAGCCACCAGCAGCTGCCTGCTGGGATTCTTCCCATGGTGCCTGAGGTGGCCCAGGCCGTAGGAGTCAGTCAAGGACACCACACCAAAGATTTCACCAGGGCAGCTCTGAATCCTGCCAAGGCCACGGTAACTGCCATGATAGCCCGTGAATTGTTATATGGGGGCACCTCGCCCACAGCCGAGaccattttaaagaataacatcTCTTCAGGCCACGTACCCCACGGACCTCTCACAAGACCCTCTGAGCAGTTGGACTTTCTTTCCAGAGTCCAGGGATTGCAG gtTGAATACAAAGACTTCCCCAAAAACAACAAGAACGAATTTGTATCTCTTATCAATTGCTCCTCTCAGCCACCTCTGATCAGCCACGGgattggaaaggatgtggagtcCTGCCATGACATG GCTGCACTGAACATTTTAAAGCTGCTGTCTGAGTTGGACCAACAAAGTACAGAGATGCCAAGAACAGGAAATGGACCAATGTCTGT GTGTGGGAGGTGCTGA
- the STAU1 gene encoding double-stranded RNA-binding protein Staufen homolog 1 isoform X3 has product MSQVQVQVQNPSAALSGSQILNKNQSLLSQPLMSIPSASSLPSENAGRPIQNSALPSASVTPTSAAAVPSSMAHPKEKTPMCLVNELVRFNKIQPEYKLLHEQGPAHCKVFAVQLTLGGQRWEAGGVGIKKTQHAAAAKALEETQFPKPIVHPFRSEGRNPGIMCGPRQIPFKSVCRESLTPTVELNALCVKLGKKPMYKPVDPYSRMQSTYNYNMRGGAYPPRYFYPFPVPPLLYQVELSVGGQQFNGKGKTRQAAKHDAAAKALRTLQSEPPPERLEARRAGEQVNGRESGEENLNKSEISQVFEIALKRNLPVNFEVARESGPPHMRSFVTKVSVGEFVGEGEGKSKKISKKNAAIAVLEELKKLPPLPTVERVKPRIKKKTKSIVRLQSGTEHGQGVNPISRLAQIQQAKKDKEPEYMLLTERGLPRRREFVMQVKVGNHTAEGSGTNKKVAKRNAAENMLEILGFKVPQAQPAKPALKSEEKTPVKKPGDGRKVTFFEPGSGDENGTSMKEDEFRMPYLSHQQLPAGILPMVPEVAQAVGVSQGHHTKDFTRAALNPAKATVTAMIARELLYGGTSPTAETILKNNISSGHVPHGPLTRPSEQLDFLSRVQGLQVEYKDFPKNNKNEFVSLINCSSQPPLISHGIGKDVESCHDMAALNILKLLSELDQQSTEMPRTGNGPMSVCGRC; this is encoded by the exons ATGTCTCAAGTTCAAGTGCAAGTTCAGAACCCATCTGCTGCTCTCTCAGGGAGCCAAATACTGAACAAGAACCAGTCTCTTCTCTCACAGCCTTTGATGAGTATTCCTTCTGCTAGCTCTCTGCCCTCTGAGAATGCAGGTAGACCTATTCAAAACTCTGCTTTACCCTCTGCATCTGTTACACCCACCAGTGCAGCTGCAG TTCCTTCTAGCATGGCACACCCCAAAGAGAAAACCCCAATGTGTCTTGTGAATGAGTTAGTCCGTTTCAACAAGATTCAGCCTGAGTATAAGCTTTTGCATGAGCAAGGTCCGGCTCACTGTAAG GTGTTCGCAGTGCAGCTAACCCTTGGAGGTCAGCGCTGGGAAGCTGGAGGAGTTGgtattaaaaaaacccagcacGCAGCTGCTGCCAAAGCTTTGGAAGAAACACAATTTCCAAAACCCATAGTCCACCCTTTTCGTAGCGAAGGAAGAAATCCAGGTATTATGTGTGGGCCAAGACAGATTCCTTTCAAAAGTGTGTGTAGAG AAAGCCTAACCCCTACTGTAGAGCTAAATGCACTGTGCGTGAAGCTTGGAAAAAAACCAATGTATAAGCCTGTCGACCCTTACTCTCGGATGCAGTCCACCTATAACTACAACATGAGAGGAGGTGCTTATCCCCCAAG GTACTTTTACCCATTTCCAGTACCACCTTTACTTTACCAAGTTGAGCTTTCTGTGGGAGGACAGCAGTTCAATGGGAAAGGAAAGACGAGGCAGGCTGCAAAACACGATGCTGCTGCGAAAGCCCTGCGGACGCTGCAGAGCGAGCCCCCGCCCGAGCGGCTGGAGGCCAGGCGGGCCGGCGAGCAG GTGAATGGAAGAGAATCAGGAGAAgaaaatctcaataaatctgAAATAAGTCAAGTGTTTGAGATTGCACTTAAACGGAACTTGCCTGTGAATTTTGAG GTTGCCCGGGAGAGCGGCCCCCCCCACATGAGGAGCTTCGTGACCAAGGTGTCGGTTGGGGAGTTTGTGGGGGAAGGTGAAGGGAAGAGCAAgaagatttcaaagaaaaatgctgCCATAGCTGTTCTTGAGGAGCTGAAGAAGCTGCCGCCCCTGCCCACAGTGGAGCGAGTGAAGCCCaggatcaaaaagaaaacaaaatccatagtCAGG CTACAGAGCGGCACGGAGCACGGCCAGGGGGTGAACCCGATTAGCAGGCTGGCCCAGATCCAGCAGGCGAAAAAGGACAAGGAGCCGGAGTACATGCTCCTGACGGAGCGAGGCCTCCCACGCCGCAGGGAGTTTGTGATGCAG GTGAAGGTGGGAAACCATACCGCGGAAGGAAGCGGCACCAATAAGAAGGTGGCCAAACGCAACGCGGCCGAGAACATGCTGGAGATCCTTGGTTTCAAAGTCCCACAGGCTCAGCCCGCCAAACCAGCCCTCAAATCAGAGGAGAAG acgcCAGTAAAAAAACCAGGGGATGGAAGAAAAGTAACCTTTTTTGAACCTGGCTCTGGGGATGAAAATGGGACTA GCATGAAAGAGGATGAGTTTAGGATGCCTTACCTTAGCCACCAGCAGCTGCCTGCTGGGATTCTTCCCATGGTGCCTGAGGTGGCCCAGGCCGTAGGAGTCAGTCAAGGACACCACACCAAAGATTTCACCAGGGCAGCTCTGAATCCTGCCAAGGCCACGGTAACTGCCATGATAGCCCGTGAATTGTTATATGGGGGCACCTCGCCCACAGCCGAGaccattttaaagaataacatcTCTTCAGGCCACGTACCCCACGGACCTCTCACAAGACCCTCTGAGCAGTTGGACTTTCTTTCCAGAGTCCAGGGATTGCAG gtTGAATACAAAGACTTCCCCAAAAACAACAAGAACGAATTTGTATCTCTTATCAATTGCTCCTCTCAGCCACCTCTGATCAGCCACGGgattggaaaggatgtggagtcCTGCCATGACATG GCTGCACTGAACATTTTAAAGCTGCTGTCTGAGTTGGACCAACAAAGTACAGAGATGCCAAGAACAGGAAATGGACCAATGTCTGT GTGTGGGAGGTGCTGA
- the STAU1 gene encoding double-stranded RNA-binding protein Staufen homolog 1 isoform X2 — MYKPVDPYSRMQSTYNYNMRGGAYPPRYFYPFPVPPLLYQVELSVGGQQFNGKGKTRQAAKHDAAAKALRTLQSEPPPERLEARRAGEQVNGRESGEENLNKSEISQVFEIALKRNLPVNFEVARESGPPHMRSFVTKVSVGEFVGEGEGKSKKISKKNAAIAVLEELKKLPPLPTVERVKPRIKKKTKSIVRLQSGTEHGQGVNPISRLAQIQQAKKDKEPEYMLLTERGLPRRREFVMQVKVGNHTAEGSGTNKKVAKRNAAENMLEILGFKVPQAQPAKPALKSEEKTPVKKPGDGRKVTFFEPGSGDENGTSMKEDEFRMPYLSHQQLPAGILPMVPEVAQAVGVSQGHHTKDFTRAALNPAKATVTAMIARELLYGGTSPTAETILKNNISSGHVPHGPLTRPSEQLDFLSRVQGLQVEYKDFPKNNKNEFVSLINCSSQPPLISHGIGKDVESCHDMAALNILKLLSELDQQSTEMPRTGNGPMSVCGRC; from the exons ATGTATAAGCCTGTCGACCCTTACTCTCGGATGCAGTCCACCTATAACTACAACATGAGAGGAGGTGCTTATCCCCCAAG GTACTTTTACCCATTTCCAGTACCACCTTTACTTTACCAAGTTGAGCTTTCTGTGGGAGGACAGCAGTTCAATGGGAAAGGAAAGACGAGGCAGGCTGCAAAACACGATGCTGCTGCGAAAGCCCTGCGGACGCTGCAGAGCGAGCCCCCGCCCGAGCGGCTGGAGGCCAGGCGGGCCGGCGAGCAG GTGAATGGAAGAGAATCAGGAGAAgaaaatctcaataaatctgAAATAAGTCAAGTGTTTGAGATTGCACTTAAACGGAACTTGCCTGTGAATTTTGAG GTTGCCCGGGAGAGCGGCCCCCCCCACATGAGGAGCTTCGTGACCAAGGTGTCGGTTGGGGAGTTTGTGGGGGAAGGTGAAGGGAAGAGCAAgaagatttcaaagaaaaatgctgCCATAGCTGTTCTTGAGGAGCTGAAGAAGCTGCCGCCCCTGCCCACAGTGGAGCGAGTGAAGCCCaggatcaaaaagaaaacaaaatccatagtCAGG CTACAGAGCGGCACGGAGCACGGCCAGGGGGTGAACCCGATTAGCAGGCTGGCCCAGATCCAGCAGGCGAAAAAGGACAAGGAGCCGGAGTACATGCTCCTGACGGAGCGAGGCCTCCCACGCCGCAGGGAGTTTGTGATGCAG GTGAAGGTGGGAAACCATACCGCGGAAGGAAGCGGCACCAATAAGAAGGTGGCCAAACGCAACGCGGCCGAGAACATGCTGGAGATCCTTGGTTTCAAAGTCCCACAGGCTCAGCCCGCCAAACCAGCCCTCAAATCAGAGGAGAAG acgcCAGTAAAAAAACCAGGGGATGGAAGAAAAGTAACCTTTTTTGAACCTGGCTCTGGGGATGAAAATGGGACTA GCATGAAAGAGGATGAGTTTAGGATGCCTTACCTTAGCCACCAGCAGCTGCCTGCTGGGATTCTTCCCATGGTGCCTGAGGTGGCCCAGGCCGTAGGAGTCAGTCAAGGACACCACACCAAAGATTTCACCAGGGCAGCTCTGAATCCTGCCAAGGCCACGGTAACTGCCATGATAGCCCGTGAATTGTTATATGGGGGCACCTCGCCCACAGCCGAGaccattttaaagaataacatcTCTTCAGGCCACGTACCCCACGGACCTCTCACAAGACCCTCTGAGCAGTTGGACTTTCTTTCCAGAGTCCAGGGATTGCAG gtTGAATACAAAGACTTCCCCAAAAACAACAAGAACGAATTTGTATCTCTTATCAATTGCTCCTCTCAGCCACCTCTGATCAGCCACGGgattggaaaggatgtggagtcCTGCCATGACATG GCTGCACTGAACATTTTAAAGCTGCTGTCTGAGTTGGACCAACAAAGTACAGAGATGCCAAGAACAGGAAATGGACCAATGTCTGT GTGTGGGAGGTGCTGA